In a genomic window of Deltaproteobacteria bacterium HGW-Deltaproteobacteria-2:
- a CDS encoding long-chain-fatty-acid--CoA ligase: MEVIKTINLIQLLRDSVQKYGDRTALISDKQYITYSQLNRAINSVAGIIKQSGIGKGDNVALMLPNIPEFAYSYFGALKNGAAIVPLNTSSTSFELTYLLNNSDSKILITQTSQIKKYQEAKDKLLSCHQVIAVDSLNQNGELFAGADSDDSSFCSDKITPEDPAVIIYTAGLTGKPLGALLTHHNLCEELNMIQPIFRRGPDDVGLCLIPLFHSFGATVNMLNVIQAGCSTVMMDRLTMDSLFGAIERERITYIAAVPRLYIGMILYEKASKYDLSSLKVCVTGGSAMPPEFIPVFEQKFNVRILEGYGLTEASPACSFNRIENVAKPGSIGIPLTGIDIKIVDESGRELPRNEIGEVVVRGGNVMKNYYKDDVATASVIKDGWLYTGDLGRMDEENYIFLTGLKKRMIITSGFNVYPREVETVLNMHPAVQVSRILGKPDLMRGELVKAEVVLKEGYSPDDKEIIRYCKVYLSNYKVPREIEFVKALSN; encoded by the coding sequence ATGGAGGTTATTAAGACCATTAATTTAATACAATTACTGAGAGATTCTGTTCAAAAATATGGTGATCGCACCGCATTGATCAGCGATAAGCAATATATTACCTATAGTCAGTTAAACAGGGCAATAAACAGTGTTGCCGGTATAATTAAGCAGTCCGGTATTGGAAAGGGAGATAACGTGGCTCTCATGCTCCCCAACATACCGGAATTTGCTTACAGTTATTTCGGTGCACTTAAAAACGGGGCGGCTATTGTTCCGCTGAACACATCTTCCACTTCATTCGAATTAACCTATTTGCTGAACAATTCGGATTCCAAAATTTTAATAACCCAGACGTCCCAGATTAAAAAGTATCAGGAAGCTAAAGATAAGCTTTTATCTTGTCATCAGGTAATTGCCGTGGATTCATTAAATCAGAACGGCGAGCTATTTGCCGGTGCGGATAGCGATGATTCTTCTTTCTGTTCGGATAAAATTACTCCGGAAGATCCGGCTGTAATTATATACACGGCGGGATTGACGGGGAAACCTCTGGGCGCGTTACTTACCCATCACAATCTATGTGAAGAGCTCAATATGATTCAACCCATTTTTCGAAGAGGACCGGACGATGTCGGGCTTTGCCTTATTCCGTTGTTTCATTCTTTCGGAGCTACCGTAAATATGCTGAACGTCATTCAGGCAGGCTGTTCCACTGTCATGATGGATAGATTAACCATGGATAGTCTTTTTGGTGCCATTGAAAGAGAAAGAATTACATATATAGCAGCGGTGCCTCGCCTTTATATAGGAATGATATTATATGAAAAAGCGTCCAAATATGATTTGAGCTCTTTGAAAGTATGTGTCACCGGTGGTTCGGCCATGCCGCCTGAGTTCATACCTGTTTTTGAACAGAAATTCAATGTGCGCATTCTGGAAGGCTATGGTCTGACAGAAGCATCACCCGCCTGTTCTTTCAACCGTATAGAGAACGTTGCCAAACCAGGATCTATCGGTATCCCTTTGACCGGTATTGACATTAAAATTGTTGATGAATCCGGTCGGGAACTGCCACGCAATGAAATCGGCGAGGTTGTTGTCCGGGGCGGCAACGTTATGAAGAACTACTATAAAGATGACGTGGCTACCGCTTCAGTAATCAAAGACGGCTGGCTTTACACCGGCGACCTGGGCAGAATGGATGAGGAGAATTACATTTTTTTGACCGGTCTCAAAAAAAGAATGATCATTACCAGCGGATTCAACGTGTATCCGCGCGAAGTGGAAACGGTGCTGAACATGCATCCTGCAGTGCAGGTATCGCGCATATTAGGCAAGCCGGATTTAATGCGCGGCGAACTGGTTAAAGCGGAAGTTGTTCTCAAAGAAGGATATTCTCCCGACGATAAAGAAATTATCCGGTATTGTAAAGTATATCTATCCAACTATAAGGTTCCACGGGAAATTGAATTCGTGAAAGCGTTGTCTAATTAG
- a CDS encoding fumarylacetoacetate hydrolase gives MKLLNFQAESGGAPKFGIVIKGYAVSFETLQQKSGQTRIQLADIYSYLRNLPTSEDAAREFLKYGEAYISSFNDREKIPLEKAKILSPVPVPRALIDFGLSPRHLGNSAATLIKHAFGFFGSIIAPIVKNRIKAATSGKMIYYKGNHNAIIGDNDTIHWPAYSSYLDIEPELAVITGNETRPIAGYTIFNDSSARDVQFREMMGLGGPARSKDFDCSNGLGPFIVTPDEVGDPLALNVRVKIGERYEWKGSTSEYSARPEKAVEFLKSVFTLLPGTVIGLGTIPDCTGLDNDLWINPGEKIEIIFDKLGILRQNIPENLGKMEPSPWGNREELRKFY, from the coding sequence ATGAAGTTGCTTAATTTTCAGGCTGAATCAGGCGGTGCGCCGAAGTTTGGAATTGTCATCAAGGGTTACGCTGTGTCTTTTGAAACGCTGCAGCAGAAATCCGGGCAAACGCGTATCCAGCTTGCGGATATTTATTCATATCTGAGAAACTTGCCGACAAGCGAAGACGCGGCGAGAGAATTTTTGAAGTACGGAGAAGCTTACATTTCTTCTTTCAATGATAGAGAAAAAATACCACTGGAAAAGGCTAAAATACTTTCTCCTGTACCCGTTCCCCGGGCGCTGATCGATTTCGGTCTGTCACCGCGCCATCTGGGAAATTCGGCGGCGACTTTAATAAAGCATGCATTTGGTTTTTTCGGTTCGATTATCGCGCCGATTGTTAAAAACAGAATAAAAGCGGCAACCAGCGGGAAGATGATTTATTACAAAGGCAACCATAACGCGATTATAGGAGACAACGATACAATTCATTGGCCGGCGTATTCGTCTTATCTGGATATTGAACCAGAACTGGCGGTGATTACCGGAAACGAAACGAGACCTATAGCCGGATATACTATCTTCAACGATTCGTCGGCTCGCGATGTACAGTTTAGGGAGATGATGGGATTGGGAGGTCCGGCCAGAAGCAAGGATTTCGATTGCAGTAACGGATTGGGACCGTTTATCGTTACTCCCGATGAAGTTGGCGATCCTCTCGCCTTGAATGTTAGGGTAAAAATAGGAGAGCGCTACGAATGGAAAGGGAGCACTTCCGAATATAGTGCGCGTCCTGAGAAAGCTGTTGAATTTCTTAAATCCGTTTTTACGCTTTTGCCGGGAACGGTTATTGGATTGGGAACAATCCCGGATTGCACGGGGCTGGACAATGATTTATGGATAAACCCCGGCGAGAAAATAGAAATCATTTTTGATAAGCTGGGAATTCTGAGACAGAACATTCCTGAAAATTTAGGTAAGATGGAACCATCACCTTGGGGAAATAGAGAAGAATTACGAAAATTCTACTAA